The DNA region GCCAAGCGTGATGCAATCGGCCCCGGCCTCCAGCAGGGTCTTGGCGTGCGCGCCCGAGAGGCCCATGCCAGAGGTCGCGTTCTCGCCATTGAGCACCACGAAATCGACCCGCCAGTCCGAGCGGAGCTTGGGCAACCGCTCGGAGATCGCCGCACGGCCGGACCGGCCCATCACATCGCCAAGGAAAAGAATACGCATTGCACGGGCTTAGGCGCGCTTGGCGCTGGCGGCAAGACTTAGGGTGATGTGCCGGGATCGTTTATCTGGCCGTTTTCGGTGATCAGCGTATCCAGTGGCTGATCGGTCGGCTCCTGCGGGACCTCTGGCAATTCCTGCGCGGCATAGGCGAGGCCAATCGCGCGGGTGGGGGCCGCGTCGCGCAACCTCTCCAAAGTGCGGTCGTAGAAGCCGCCGCCATATCCCAAACGGTGAAGGGTGGCGTCAAAGGCCACAAGCGGCACGATAAGGGTATCGGGTATCAGCCAGTCGCCACGGCTGGGAACCTGCGCGCCGAACGGGCCGCTTTCCATGGGCATATCAGGCGTCCATTCGCGAAACTCCAGCGGTTGGCCCGCGCCCTGGATAACGGGCACGCAAAGGCGCGCTCCAGCGTTGTGGAGTGCTGCCATCGCCGGCAACGGAGAGATCTCGGTTCGGATCGGCATGTATCCCGCGATGATGCGGCCCTTGGCGGGACCGATCTCTGCCAGCAAAGAGGCGGTCGCCGCAGGTGTCTTCACGGCTGCGTCCGCATGCGCCAGTTGACGGGCAGCTAAAGCGATCTTGCGGGCGGCGGATTTGGCGTCTTGCGTCATGGGCGCAGGAAGGCCCGAAACGCAGAAAGATGCTAGGTGCTTTCCGACGCGTGAGCCATCGGCTACGACTGGACCCATGCTGACATTTGATCATATCGCCGTCTCGTCCGAGACCCTTGGGTCCGGTGCGCGCGACCTGGAAACCGCCCTTGGCCAGCCTTTGCTGCCCGGCGGAGAGCATCCGGACATGGGCACCCACAACCGTCTGCTGTCGTTCGGGCCGGATGAATATTTTGAACTGATCGCGATAAACCCCGATGCCAGGGGACCTGATCAGCCGCGCTGGTTCGACCTTGATACCTTCAGCGGGCCGACGCGGGTCACGAACTGGATCTGCCGCTGTCCGGATATTGAGGCCGCAATTGCAGCCGCGCCCGACGGGATCGGCGTTCCGTGGCGGTTGGAGCGGGCGGATTTGCGGTGGACGATGGCTGTGCCGCGCGACGGGAAGCTGCCGTTTGACGGGCTGTTCCCGGCGCTGATCCAGTGGCATGGGACGGCGCATCCCGCGCCTCGGTTGCAGGACACTGGTGTGCGGTTGAAGGAACTGCGCCTGCATTCGCCGCAGGCGGACGCCCTTCGGGCAGCGCTCACCCCGCTCCTCCGTGACGCACGCGTCATCGTCCTCGCGGCGGACACGTCCCGGATCGAGGCGGTGCTGAGTACGCCAGGCGGGGACGTGACGCCGTGATTGACCTGGCAGGGCCGAGCGACGCAGACGCCGTCCGCCGCTTGTGGAACGAGATCATTGCGGAGACGACGATCACCTTCACCTCGGCACCCAAAACCGCCGAACAGATCGACCGGCTGGTCGCGGATCAACCCGTATTCATCGCGCGAGACGGGACCCGGGTGCTGGGGTTCGCGACCTATGCCCAGTTCCGCGGCGGCGATGGGTATCGCCTGACTCAGGAACACGCGATTTACCTGACCGGTGACGCGCGGGGCCGTGGGTTGGGCCGCGGATTGATGCGGGCGGTGGAAGACCATGCCCGGGCCGCGGGCACCCATTCGCTGATCGGCGGCATCTCGGGCGAGAACACCGATGGTATCGCCTTTCACACCGCCATTGGGTTCATCCATCTGGGGCGCCTTCCAGAGGTGGGGCACAAGTTCGGGCGGTTCCTGGATCTGGTGCTGATGCAAAAGCAACTGTAGGCGGCGGGCCCAGGGAAAAGCTGCCATGCGCCTGCGCTTTCCCCCTGACGCTTCGCACCTCTAGGCGGTAAGCTGTGAACATGTCACTTTGGACTCGCATCTCAGAGGCGCTGGAAGCGCTGCGCCAGGGCGAAAGCCTGTCGGAGGTTTTCGGCCGTCTACGCACGCCGCCGGAGCGGACGGTGGCCTTCACGATTGCGGTTATTGCGCTGTCGGCCAAGATGGCCAAAGCCGATGGCCTCGTGACCCGCGATGAGGTGACAGCCTTCCGCCGCGTGTTCCATATTCCCCCCGCCGATGAACCTGCCGCCGCGCGGGTCTTCAACATGGCGCGGGAGGATGTCGCGGGGTTCGAGCAATACGCCGACCGCATCGCGCGGATGTTCCGCGTCGATGGCAAACCCTGCGGGGCCGACAGCGTGCTGTGCGATTTGATGGAAGGGCTCTTCCACATTGCCACGGCGGATGGCGAATATCACCCGGCAGAAGATGCCTTCCTGACCCGTGTGGCCGAGATCTTCGGGATGGAGGAGGCCGCCTTCCACCTTCTGCGCGCCCGCTACGCGCCCGATCATGCGCCTGACCCCTACGGCGTTCTGGGTGTTTCACCGGATGCGCCGCTGGACGAGGTGCGCGCCAGTTACCGCGCGCAGGTGCGCCAGACACATCCCGACCAGATGGTCGCGCGCGGCGTGCCGGAAGAGGCCATCAAGATCGCCGAGCAGCGGATGCAGGCGATCAACCGCGCCTGGGAGGAGATCCAGAACCGTCGCCGGGAACCCGCCTGAATGCGACCCAAACTGCGCTTTGCCACCTACAATGTGGAATGGTTCTTCAAACTGTTCGATGATGAGGGGCGGCTGTTGCGTGATGACGGTTGGTCGGGCCGCTGGAATGTGACTCGGACCGCACAGATCGACGCCCTGGCCCGCGTGTTCCGGGCCATGGACGCTGATGCCGTATTGGTGGTGGAAGCCCCGGACACCAGCCGGGGCCGCGACGGGGCGGTCGCGTTGCGCAGTTTTGCGGCACATGCCGGTCTGCGCGCCCGCGAGGTATTGGCAGGCTTCCCGAATGAGACGCAGCAGGAACTGATGTTGCTGTATGACCCGGACGTGATCACGGCGCGCCACGATCCGCTGGAGGCCGGTGCCCCGCAATTTGACGCGGAATTCGCGATTGATCTGGATATCGACGCGACCGAGGATCTCGTGCGCTTCTCCAAACCGCCGCTGGAGGCGGCGTTGGAGACACCTGTCGGGCCGCTGCGCCTGATCGGGGCCCATGTAAAATCGAAGGCACCCCATGGGGCTGTGACCGATGCGGATGTGATGCGCATCGCCATTGCCAACCGCCGCAAGCAGTTGGCGCAATGCATATGGCTGCGCCGGAGGGTGGAGGCGCATCTGGACGCCGGCGATGCGCTGATCGTGGCGGGTGATCTGAATGATGGCCCCGGATTGGATGAGTATGAGGCCCTATTCGGGCGCTCCGGCCTGGAGATTATCCTGGGGACCGCGGGGGTGGCCGAACGGCGGCTTTTTGATCCCCACGCGGCGCAGGCGCTGCAATCAAAGTTGTCCGCCACACCCACCACGGCGCGGTTTTTCAAGCGACACGAGAACCGGTATCTGCAAGCCCTGCTCGACTACGTCATGGTGTCGCCTGCCCTGCGCCTTCGCGCGGACCGCTGGCACATCTGGCACCCCTTCGATGACCCCGATTGCTGGGGTCAAACCGACCTGCGAGAGGCGCTTTTGACGGCGTCCGATCACTTCCCCGTCAGCCTGGACTTGATCTGAACGCCTGCCCGCCCCCATCTTAGACCCATGAAACATGCACTTTCCGTAGGACTTGTGGTTGGCGCGCTAGCGATTGCGGCGCCCGCAGCCGCGCAAGACGACAGTGAGTTGAGCGAGGGCCTGGGCCTTCTGGGCGAGGGCACGAGGATGATCCTGGAGGGGCTGATGGAAGAGATGCGCCCCATGATCGAGGAGGCACGCCCCTATTTCGAGGATGAGGTATTGCCGTTTCTCAACCGCATGGGTGAGTTGATGGACGATGTGACGTCTTATGAATTGCCCGAGCGGCTGCCCAACGGGGACATCATCATCCGCCGGTCTCCCGACGCGCCAGAGTTTATACCAGAGGTGGAGGACGGCGGAGACGTCGAATTGTGACGCCTCCGCCGCTTTGGGCTGCTTATAGAATGCGTTTACCGATTAAGAGGGTCGGGATCGGGTCCTCGAAGGCCGGGGTCGCTTTGCGCTTGCTCCTCTTCCGGAACAATCCCAGCTTGGGTCGGACCGGGCCATGGTTCTGCGATGCCACAGGCCGTCAATCCAGATGCAGTCAGCACGAGAAGTGCGCAAATCTTCAAAGTCTTGGTCATTTGAAATACTCCTTCTGGGTTATCGTACTCCGGTGATAACGGATCCGTGATCCCCGCTGTATGGCAGGAATCCCGCCTTACTCGGCAAGGAATTGCCGAAAAATCAAAGGTTCCTGGGGTTGAGGCCCGGCACGCTCGGGCGCATATCTGTCACAACAGTTTTGACACGAGGACGTCCCATGCGCTTGACCTACCCCGCCCCGCTCCGTGATGCCGCTGCTGAAACCGGGGGCGCACCGTTGGAGGGTTTGCCCGTGTGGGATCTGAGCGATCTTTATGAGGGGCAGGATGCCGCGAGCCTGAAACGGGATCTGGACTGGCTGGAGGAGGCCTGTCAGTCCTTCGCCGCGGACTATGAGGGCAAACTGGCCGATCTGGACGCCGATGGCCTGCTGGACTGCACCCTGCGCTATGAGAAGATCGACATGATCGCGGGCCGTATCATGTCGTTTGCCGGTCTGCGCTACTACCAGAAGACCACCGACGGCGAGCGCGCCAAATTCATGTCCGACATGCAGGACAAGATCACCACCTACACAACGCCGCTGGTGTTTTTCTCCCTCGAATTCAACCGGATCGAGGATGCGCAGTATGATGCGATGATGGACAAGAACGCGGATCTTGCGCGCTACAAGCCCGTCTTTGACCGCATGCGCGCGATGAAGCCCTATCAGCTGAGCGATGAGTTGGAGAAATTCCTCCACGATACTTCCGTCGTGGGTGCGTCGGCGTGGAACAAGCTCTTCGACGAGCAGATCGCGGGCCTGACCTTCGATGTGGACGGAGAGAGCCTGGGCATTGAGGCCACGCTGAACCTGATGACCGACAGTGACCGCGCGCGGCGCGAGGCCGGTGCAAAAGCGCTGGCTGAAAAGTTCGAAGACACCGCGCCGCTGTTTGCGCGGGTGCACAACACGCTGGCGAAGGAAAAAGAGATCGGCGACCGGTGGCGGGGTCTGCCCTCACCGCAGGCGGGCCGTCACCTCGCCAACCATGTGGAGCCCGAGGTGGTGGAGGCCCTGCGCAACGCCGTCGTGAAGGCCTACCCTCGCCTGTCCCACCGCTACTACAAGCTGAAGGCCAAATGGATGGGCCTTGAAAAGATGGAGGTCTGGGACCGCAACGCACCCCTGCCGATGTCCGAGGACCGGATCGTCGGCTGGGACGAGGCGCGCCGCGTCGTGTCGGAGGCCTATGCGGGCTTTGATCCACGCATGGCAGAATTGGCAGAGCCGTTCTTCACCGACGGCTGGATCGATGCGGGCGTGAAGGAAGGCAAAGCGCCCGGGGCCTTCGCCCACCCGACCGTCACGGATGTGCACCCCTATGTGATGCTCAACTACCTCGGCAAACCGCGCGACGTGATGACGTTGGCGCACGAATTGGGCCACGGCGTCCATCAACGCCTGGCCGCGGCGCAGGGCGAGATGTTGTCCTCTACGCCTCTGACACTGGCCGAGACCGCCAGCGTGTTCGGCGAAATGCTAACCTTCCGCAAGATGCTGTCGGAAGCCAAGGACGACGCCACCCGCAAGGTCATGCTGGCCGGTAAGGTGGAGGATATGATCAACACTGTCGTGCGCCAGATCGCCTTCTATGATTTCGAATGCAAGCTGCACGATGCGCGACGTGGCGGAGAGCTGACGGTCGACGACATAAACGCCCTTTGGATGTCGGTGCAGGGCGAAAGCCTCGGGCCCGTGTTCAATTTCATGGACGGGTATGAGACCTTCTGGGCCTATATCCCCCACTTCGTCCATTCGCCCTTCTACGTCTATGCCTACGCCTTTGGCGACGGCCTCGTGAACGCCTTGTACGCGGTCTATGCGGAGGGCAACGAGGGCTTCGAGGAAAAGTATTTCGACATGCTGCGCGCGGGCGGATCGAAGCACCACAAGGAACTTCTCGCTCCCTTTGGGCTGGACGCCTCGGACCCTGCATTCTGGGACAAGGGCCTGAGCATGATCGAGGGCTTCATTGATGAGCTGGAAGCGATGGAGTGAGTATGTGGCGGTGCTGTGCGGCGTTCACCGACTGGATCAGGCCACCCTTTTCGTGATGGATGGTCTGACCCGGTGCGCCAAGCCTTAGACAACAACCTGGCGGCGGCGACGTAGCAGGGCGAGCCCGCCCAGGCCACCAAGCAGCAGCGGCAGTGCGGCGGGGAGCGGGATCACGGCGGCGTTGAAATCCGTCAGCGACGCGACTGGCGGCGTGGTCAGAAAGCCAAACGGCTCATTCGGTGTGCCGCTTAACAGCGTGCGAAAATTTCCAGGAACTCCGATACCGTTGTAGTTCCAAGTCATATCTGCGAGGACGTCGGAAACGCCCGTGAACCGGACGAAGAAGTCATTTTCATCCGGCAGCCATGGACCTGGCACAAGCCGATCAATGCGCGTTGTAGAGACTGAGCCAGAAAAATCTCTGGCCTGCCAGCCAGACTGCACCTCAGTCACAAAACCTCTCCCGAACGGCCCCGGTGTTCCGAAACCGACCGGACCGGTTTGATTGACTGTCAACGACGAGATTTGCAACGTGTTGGTGAACTCTGGATCATTGACGTCAATCCAAAACTGCATCTCATAAATGAAGCGCGTGGGGTCGGTT from Jannaschia sp. CCS1 includes:
- a CDS encoding 5-formyltetrahydrofolate cyclo-ligase, whose protein sequence is MTQDAKSAARKIALAARQLAHADAAVKTPAATASLLAEIGPAKGRIIAGYMPIRTEISPLPAMAALHNAGARLCVPVIQGAGQPLEFREWTPDMPMESGPFGAQVPSRGDWLIPDTLIVPLVAFDATLHRLGYGGGFYDRTLERLRDAAPTRAIGLAYAAQELPEVPQEPTDQPLDTLITENGQINDPGTSP
- a CDS encoding M3 family oligoendopeptidase — its product is MRLTYPAPLRDAAAETGGAPLEGLPVWDLSDLYEGQDAASLKRDLDWLEEACQSFAADYEGKLADLDADGLLDCTLRYEKIDMIAGRIMSFAGLRYYQKTTDGERAKFMSDMQDKITTYTTPLVFFSLEFNRIEDAQYDAMMDKNADLARYKPVFDRMRAMKPYQLSDELEKFLHDTSVVGASAWNKLFDEQIAGLTFDVDGESLGIEATLNLMTDSDRARREAGAKALAEKFEDTAPLFARVHNTLAKEKEIGDRWRGLPSPQAGRHLANHVEPEVVEALRNAVVKAYPRLSHRYYKLKAKWMGLEKMEVWDRNAPLPMSEDRIVGWDEARRVVSEAYAGFDPRMAELAEPFFTDGWIDAGVKEGKAPGAFAHPTVTDVHPYVMLNYLGKPRDVMTLAHELGHGVHQRLAAAQGEMLSSTPLTLAETASVFGEMLTFRKMLSEAKDDATRKVMLAGKVEDMINTVVRQIAFYDFECKLHDARRGGELTVDDINALWMSVQGESLGPVFNFMDGYETFWAYIPHFVHSPFYVYAYAFGDGLVNALYAVYAEGNEGFEEKYFDMLRAGGSKHHKELLAPFGLDASDPAFWDKGLSMIEGFIDELEAME
- a CDS encoding endonuclease/exonuclease/phosphatase family protein, with translation MRPKLRFATYNVEWFFKLFDDEGRLLRDDGWSGRWNVTRTAQIDALARVFRAMDADAVLVVEAPDTSRGRDGAVALRSFAAHAGLRAREVLAGFPNETQQELMLLYDPDVITARHDPLEAGAPQFDAEFAIDLDIDATEDLVRFSKPPLEAALETPVGPLRLIGAHVKSKAPHGAVTDADVMRIAIANRRKQLAQCIWLRRRVEAHLDAGDALIVAGDLNDGPGLDEYEALFGRSGLEIILGTAGVAERRLFDPHAAQALQSKLSATPTTARFFKRHENRYLQALLDYVMVSPALRLRADRWHIWHPFDDPDCWGQTDLREALLTASDHFPVSLDLI
- a CDS encoding molecular chaperone DjiA; translation: MSLWTRISEALEALRQGESLSEVFGRLRTPPERTVAFTIAVIALSAKMAKADGLVTRDEVTAFRRVFHIPPADEPAAARVFNMAREDVAGFEQYADRIARMFRVDGKPCGADSVLCDLMEGLFHIATADGEYHPAEDAFLTRVAEIFGMEEAAFHLLRARYAPDHAPDPYGVLGVSPDAPLDEVRASYRAQVRQTHPDQMVARGVPEEAIKIAEQRMQAINRAWEEIQNRRREPA
- a CDS encoding VPLPA-CTERM sorting domain-containing protein, whose translation is MRKLLSLAVVVCMAMVTPAAASLVNFEYTRAADPTDPTRFIYEMQFWIDVNDPEFTNTLQISSLTVNQTGPVGFGTPGPFGRGFVTEVQSGWQARDFSGSVSTTRIDRLVPGPWLPDENDFFVRFTGVSDVLADMTWNYNGIGVPGNFRTLLSGTPNEPFGFLTTPPVASLTDFNAAVIPLPAALPLLLGGLGGLALLRRRRQVVV
- a CDS encoding VOC family protein; translation: MLTFDHIAVSSETLGSGARDLETALGQPLLPGGEHPDMGTHNRLLSFGPDEYFELIAINPDARGPDQPRWFDLDTFSGPTRVTNWICRCPDIEAAIAAAPDGIGVPWRLERADLRWTMAVPRDGKLPFDGLFPALIQWHGTAHPAPRLQDTGVRLKELRLHSPQADALRAALTPLLRDARVIVLAADTSRIEAVLSTPGGDVTP
- a CDS encoding GNAT family N-acetyltransferase, with the protein product MIDLAGPSDADAVRRLWNEIIAETTITFTSAPKTAEQIDRLVADQPVFIARDGTRVLGFATYAQFRGGDGYRLTQEHAIYLTGDARGRGLGRGLMRAVEDHARAAGTHSLIGGISGENTDGIAFHTAIGFIHLGRLPEVGHKFGRFLDLVLMQKQL